In the Clostridium sporogenes genome, one interval contains:
- a CDS encoding DUF421 domain-containing protein: protein MFIVLIRTIILYLLVILSMRLMGKKQIGELEPFELAITIMISELASLPMQDSRIPLLHGIVPILTLLILQNILSLIQLKSEKIRSLINGEPSLLIEDGKINFDELKNQRFNINDMMEELRLQGYYDLENIEYAILETSGQLSIIPKTEESPVTKKDLFLQTSQEKLPITLILDGKVNKKNLKLIKRDEDWLKNQLRKDNIKSYDELLIAILNSKGNLYYQKK from the coding sequence ATGTTTATAGTCTTAATTAGAACTATAATTTTATATCTTTTAGTTATTTTATCTATGAGATTGATGGGCAAAAAACAAATAGGTGAATTAGAACCTTTTGAATTAGCTATAACCATAATGATATCAGAATTAGCCTCACTACCTATGCAAGATTCACGTATACCCTTGTTACATGGAATAGTCCCTATACTAACTCTTTTAATACTTCAAAATATACTTTCTCTTATACAACTTAAGAGTGAAAAAATAAGAAGCTTAATTAACGGAGAACCTAGTCTATTAATAGAAGATGGTAAAATTAACTTTGATGAATTAAAAAACCAAAGATTTAATATTAACGATATGATGGAAGAACTGAGACTTCAAGGATATTATGATTTAGAAAATATAGAATATGCAATATTAGAAACTAGTGGACAATTATCTATAATTCCTAAAACCGAAGAATCTCCTGTTACTAAAAAAGATTTATTTTTACAAACCTCTCAGGAAAAATTGCCTATAACATTAATATTAGATGGGAAGGTCAATAAAAAAAATTTAAAGTTAATAAAAAGAGATGAAGATTGGTTAAAAAATCAATTAAGAAAAGATAATATTAAATCTTATGATGAGCTATTAATAGCTATTTTAAATTCCAAGGGTAATTTATATTATCAAAAAAAATAA
- a CDS encoding DUF4363 family protein: protein MLVNYSFKLNSTCKGFINQCNELEELVTSNSWEKAYGKSLELFDGWQNKHFVISIVINHSEIDNINNELWKLTQYVKCKSKDESLASIHVVKFLLEHIVKMEKINIENIL from the coding sequence ATTCTTGTTAATTACTCATTTAAACTAAATAGTACTTGTAAAGGATTCATAAATCAATGTAATGAACTAGAAGAATTAGTTACATCTAATTCATGGGAAAAAGCATATGGTAAATCTTTAGAGCTATTCGATGGTTGGCAAAACAAGCATTTTGTTATTTCTATAGTTATAAATCATTCTGAAATAGATAATATAAATAATGAACTATGGAAACTTACTCAATATGTAAAATGTAAAAGTAAAGATGAATCATTAGCTTCTATCCATGTGGTTAAGTTTTTATTAGAACATATTGTTAAGATGGAGAAAATAAATATAGAAAATATACTATAA
- the fba gene encoding class II fructose-1,6-bisphosphate aldolase, which yields MALVTTKEMFKKAYEGKYAIGAFNINNMEILQGVVNSAKVANSAVILQVSAGALKYAGPKYLKAMVDAAIADTGIDVALHLDHGPSLDVVKLAVESGFTSVMFDGSHYDYEENVAKTKEVVEYAHSHGVVVEAELGVLAGVEDDVQSDVHIYTDPEQAVDFVNRTGVDSLAIAIGTSHGAYKFAGEAQLRFDILEDIQNKLPGFPIVLHGASSVDPESVDTCNKYGGEIKGAKGVPADMLRKASSMAVCKINMDTDLRLAMTAGIRKVLSEDPKQFDPRKYLGEGRARIEKIVEDKIKNVLGSTDSLK from the coding sequence ATGGCATTAGTAACAACTAAAGAAATGTTTAAAAAAGCTTATGAAGGTAAATATGCTATAGGAGCATTCAACATTAACAATATGGAAATATTACAAGGAGTTGTAAACTCTGCTAAAGTTGCAAATTCAGCTGTTATACTTCAAGTATCTGCAGGAGCTTTAAAATATGCTGGTCCTAAATACTTAAAAGCAATGGTAGATGCAGCTATAGCTGATACTGGAATAGATGTAGCTCTACATTTAGATCACGGTCCTAGCTTAGATGTTGTAAAATTAGCTGTAGAAAGTGGATTCACTTCTGTAATGTTTGATGGTTCTCATTATGATTATGAAGAAAATGTAGCTAAGACTAAAGAAGTTGTAGAGTATGCTCATTCTCACGGTGTTGTAGTTGAAGCTGAATTAGGAGTATTAGCGGGAGTAGAAGATGATGTACAAAGTGACGTACATATCTATACTGATCCAGAACAAGCTGTAGATTTCGTAAATAGAACAGGAGTTGATTCTTTAGCAATAGCTATAGGAACAAGCCACGGTGCTTACAAATTTGCTGGAGAAGCTCAATTAAGATTCGATATATTAGAAGATATTCAAAACAAATTACCTGGATTCCCAATAGTTCTTCACGGAGCATCTTCTGTAGATCCAGAATCTGTTGATACTTGTAACAAATATGGTGGAGAAATAAAAGGAGCTAAAGGAGTTCCTGCTGATATGCTTAGAAAAGCATCTTCAATGGCAGTATGTAAAATAAACATGGATACAGATTTAAGATTAGCTATGACAGCTGGTATAAGAAAAGTTCTTTCTGAAGATCCAAAACAATTCGACCCAAGAAAATATTTAGGTGAAGGTAGAGCAAGAATAGAAAAAATCGTTGAAGATAAAATAAAGAATGTTTTAGGTTCAACTGATTCTTTAAAATAA